The proteins below are encoded in one region of Tomitella fengzijianii:
- a CDS encoding PHA/PHB synthase family protein: MTDKTRNSGNREKTASAGTSGRSGKTAGAAKPKFPMKTRIAAELDPAGWLGSTAKAAVGAARNPVGVASAVENLATRLAKVPTDTARVALSGKNVEGAPELQGDRRFSDKAWRENPVYFSLVQSYFAARAFALDLVDASGADKITAAKARQFTELFWDAAAPTNTPVTNPKVLARAFETGGKSLVRGAGYAVSDLLKRKGRPLRVDNDAFTLGENMAATPGQVVFRNELIELIQYAPQTDEVHAVPMLASPPWINKYYIMDLGPGRSFLEWAVQHGRTVFVISYRNPDASMKSVTFDDYVELGIDAAVDAVQEITGAPTVDLVGLCLGGALASIAAALFAGRGDTRIGSLTLINTLLDYTDPGEMANMTDPDTLDKVEVLMVKKGYLPGADMATTFDLMRANDLIFGYWVSRWMLGEAPPAFDLLVWNEDSTRMPAAMHTKYLRDLYGANLLAQEKFEICGRPISLRDFTGDVYIVGAETDHIVPWESSYKGARLFGKDARYVLSNGGHIAGIVNPPGKKSWSKAVGAPEGEQAGALPATGAEWDGKATRRDRSWWEDWAKWGSARAGALQAPPSMGSETHPPLVAAPGTYVRS; the protein is encoded by the coding sequence ATGACCGACAAAACCAGGAACTCCGGCAACCGTGAGAAGACCGCGAGCGCGGGAACGTCCGGAAGGTCGGGCAAGACCGCCGGCGCCGCCAAGCCGAAGTTCCCGATGAAGACCCGCATCGCCGCGGAACTGGACCCGGCCGGCTGGCTCGGGTCCACCGCCAAGGCGGCCGTCGGCGCGGCCCGCAACCCCGTGGGGGTGGCGTCGGCCGTCGAGAACCTCGCGACCCGCCTGGCCAAGGTCCCGACGGACACCGCCCGCGTCGCGCTCAGCGGCAAGAACGTCGAAGGCGCGCCGGAGCTGCAGGGCGACCGCCGCTTCTCCGACAAGGCCTGGCGCGAGAACCCCGTCTACTTCTCGCTCGTGCAGTCGTACTTCGCTGCGCGCGCGTTCGCGCTCGACCTGGTGGACGCCTCCGGTGCGGACAAGATCACCGCGGCCAAGGCACGACAGTTCACCGAATTGTTCTGGGACGCCGCCGCGCCCACGAACACCCCCGTCACCAACCCGAAGGTGCTCGCCCGCGCCTTCGAGACCGGGGGCAAGTCGCTCGTCCGCGGCGCCGGATACGCCGTATCGGACCTGCTCAAGCGCAAGGGCCGCCCGCTGCGCGTGGACAACGACGCGTTCACCCTGGGGGAGAACATGGCCGCGACCCCGGGCCAGGTCGTGTTCCGCAACGAGCTGATCGAGCTGATCCAGTACGCGCCGCAGACCGACGAGGTCCACGCCGTTCCCATGCTGGCCAGCCCGCCGTGGATCAACAAGTACTACATCATGGATCTGGGACCGGGCCGGAGCTTCCTCGAGTGGGCGGTGCAGCACGGGCGCACGGTGTTCGTCATCTCCTACCGCAATCCGGATGCGTCCATGAAGTCGGTGACGTTCGACGATTACGTCGAACTCGGCATCGACGCGGCCGTCGACGCGGTGCAGGAGATCACGGGGGCGCCCACGGTGGACCTGGTGGGGCTGTGCCTGGGCGGGGCGCTGGCGAGCATCGCGGCGGCGCTGTTCGCGGGGCGCGGCGATACGCGCATCGGCAGCCTCACGCTCATCAACACGCTGCTCGACTACACCGATCCCGGCGAGATGGCCAACATGACCGACCCCGACACGCTCGACAAGGTCGAGGTGCTCATGGTCAAGAAGGGGTATCTGCCCGGGGCCGACATGGCCACCACCTTCGACCTCATGCGCGCCAACGACCTCATCTTCGGGTACTGGGTGTCGCGGTGGATGCTCGGCGAGGCGCCGCCCGCCTTCGACCTCCTGGTCTGGAACGAGGACTCCACCCGCATGCCCGCCGCGATGCACACGAAGTACCTGCGCGACCTCTACGGCGCGAACCTGCTGGCCCAGGAGAAGTTCGAGATCTGCGGGCGCCCGATCTCCCTGCGCGACTTCACCGGCGACGTGTACATCGTGGGCGCCGAGACCGACCACATCGTGCCTTGGGAATCGTCCTACAAGGGCGCCCGGCTGTTCGGCAAGGACGCGCGGTACGTGCTGTCCAACGGCGGGCACATCGCCGGGATCGTCAATCCGCCCGGAAAGAAGAGCTGGTCCAAGGCCGTCGGCGCCCCTGAGGGCGAGCAGGCCGGCGCGCTCCCCGCCACGGGCGCGGAATGGGACGGGAAAGCCACCCGCAGGGACCGCTCCTGGTGGGAGGATTGGGCGAAGTGGGGCTCGGCGCGCGCGGGCGCGCTGCAGGCCCCGCCCAGCATGGGCAGCGAGACGCACCCGCCGCTGGTGGCGGCCCCTGGCACGTACGTCCGCAGCTGA
- a CDS encoding MaoC family dehydratase, whose amino-acid sequence MNSHFTAQADPQSQPRRVRLADLPSLVGESLGPSRRILIDQERINGFADATGDHQWIHVDPERAKDGPFGTTIAHGYLTLSLAVDLFWDVLDVTGSDQVINYGLEKVRFPAPVPVGSEVGATATIDSVDAIAGGYQVGVTLVFDVPGIERPVCVCATILRYLGDVES is encoded by the coding sequence ATGAACTCGCATTTCACAGCGCAAGCCGACCCGCAATCGCAGCCGCGCCGGGTCCGCCTCGCCGACCTCCCCTCCCTGGTGGGCGAGAGTCTCGGCCCGTCCCGCCGCATCCTCATCGACCAGGAGCGGATCAACGGGTTCGCCGACGCGACCGGCGATCACCAGTGGATCCACGTCGACCCGGAGCGCGCGAAGGACGGCCCGTTCGGCACCACCATCGCCCACGGTTACCTCACGCTGTCGCTGGCGGTGGACCTGTTCTGGGACGTCCTCGACGTGACCGGATCGGACCAGGTCATCAACTACGGGCTCGAGAAGGTCCGCTTCCCCGCTCCCGTGCCCGTCGGCTCCGAGGTCGGCGCCACCGCCACGATCGACTCGGTCGACGCGATCGCCGGCGGATACCAGGTGGGCGTGACGCTCGTGTTCGACGTGCCGGGCATCGAACGCCCCGTCTGCGTGTGCGCGACGATCCTGCGCTACCTCGGCGACGTCGAATCCTGA
- a CDS encoding S1 domain-containing protein: MTVSGIVREWRADEGWGVIDAPEAPGGCWAHFSSLAMTGFLELRAGQGVVMDVEQAEQDGYSFRALRVWP; this comes from the coding sequence ATGACGGTGTCGGGAATCGTGCGTGAGTGGCGTGCCGACGAGGGCTGGGGCGTCATCGACGCGCCGGAGGCCCCGGGCGGGTGCTGGGCGCACTTCAGCTCCCTGGCGATGACGGGCTTCCTGGAGCTACGGGCGGGGCAGGGAGTCGTGATGGACGTCGAGCAGGCGGAACAGGACGGGTATTCGTTCCGGGCACTGCGCGTGTGGCCGTGA
- a CDS encoding class I SAM-dependent methyltransferase, with protein MIVRGDDGGRPASVVYWIDMSEDPRTASAGTASGRTASDRTASDRTTIGPENTAERVALWRALHVLIDAPPHVLEDTVGLALVDPPAQWRDRPDMDPEFTAGFRASIVARARFVEDLVAEQAAAGVDQYVILGAGIDTFALRRPEIAAQMTVFEVDQPGPQEWKRRRLDETGYGVPGHLRLVPVDFEVEDWWSALLRAGFDASRPAVVVSTGVVQYLTREATASTLRAAAGLAAGSTLAVSFLLPMDLIDDGDKGGLEASSDGAQESGTPFVSFYTPDEMLGLARGAGFREADHVAGPALSDRYFAGRADGLHSSSGEDFLIART; from the coding sequence ATGATCGTGCGCGGCGACGATGGCGGCCGCCCCGCGTCAGTGGTCTACTGGATCGATATGAGCGAGGACCCGCGTACCGCATCTGCCGGCACCGCATCCGGCCGCACTGCATCCGACCGCACTGCATCCGACCGCACCACGATCGGACCGGAGAACACCGCGGAGCGGGTGGCCCTGTGGCGCGCGCTGCACGTGCTGATCGACGCGCCGCCGCACGTCCTCGAGGACACCGTCGGACTGGCGCTGGTCGACCCGCCCGCGCAGTGGCGCGATCGGCCGGACATGGATCCGGAGTTCACCGCCGGGTTCCGCGCCTCCATCGTCGCGCGGGCCCGGTTCGTCGAGGACCTCGTCGCCGAGCAGGCCGCTGCCGGGGTCGACCAGTACGTGATCCTCGGCGCGGGGATCGACACGTTCGCGCTGCGGCGCCCGGAGATCGCCGCGCAGATGACCGTCTTCGAGGTCGACCAGCCCGGTCCCCAGGAGTGGAAGCGCCGGCGGCTGGACGAGACCGGGTACGGCGTTCCGGGGCACCTGCGCCTCGTCCCGGTGGACTTCGAGGTCGAAGACTGGTGGTCGGCGCTGCTGCGGGCCGGGTTCGACGCGTCGAGGCCCGCCGTCGTGGTTTCGACCGGCGTCGTCCAATACCTCACCCGCGAGGCGACCGCCTCGACCTTGCGCGCCGCCGCGGGCCTCGCCGCCGGTTCGACGCTCGCCGTGTCCTTCCTGCTGCCCATGGACCTCATCGATGACGGCGACAAGGGCGGGCTGGAGGCCAGCAGCGACGGCGCGCAGGAGTCGGGCACGCCGTTCGTCAGCTTCTACACGCCCGACGAGATGCTCGGCCTCGCACGCGGGGCCGGTTTCCGCGAAGCCGACCACGTGGCCGGTCCGGCGTTGAGCGACCGGTACTTCGCGGGCCGGGCGGACGGCCTGCACTCATCGAGCGGCGAGGATTTCCTCATCGCCCGCACGTGA
- a CDS encoding DUF2752 domain-containing protein — translation MRRLAAPLAVAVGAAAAGAFIHAADPTTPGGVIPECPSKHFLGVICPGCGSMRMIYSLLHLDFGAALRFNAVGLLVLVALIGAFARWTWRRARGDGAGTMRLGGRAAWCIAAVVVAWLVVRNIPVAPFTALRV, via the coding sequence CTGCGCCGCCTGGCCGCACCGCTGGCCGTGGCCGTGGGGGCCGCCGCCGCGGGAGCGTTCATCCACGCGGCAGACCCGACCACCCCGGGCGGCGTCATCCCGGAGTGCCCCAGCAAGCACTTCCTGGGAGTGATCTGCCCGGGGTGCGGGAGCATGCGGATGATCTACTCGCTGCTGCACCTGGATTTCGGGGCGGCGCTCCGGTTCAATGCGGTCGGTTTGCTCGTGCTCGTCGCCCTGATCGGCGCTTTCGCGCGGTGGACGTGGCGGCGGGCCCGGGGCGACGGCGCCGGCACGATGCGGCTCGGCGGCCGCGCGGCGTGGTGCATCGCGGCGGTGGTGGTCGCCTGGCTGGTGGTGCGCAACATCCCCGTCGCGCCGTTCACAGCGCTTCGGGTGTGA
- a CDS encoding arabinosyltransferase domain-containing protein translates to MPTTDSGAAAQPAPSPRHPGRPEVVARVIAVVAGLAGLLLALAVPFLPVTQSTAHLSWPQGDAVAPVTAPLVTYAPTDLRVTVPCSTVTELAAQPSDAPGGGRTVLSTAPVGTTGATQRALVIATGYGEVTVRSAGEILARAPLASLAGGGCDAITVTSTAAETAVTFAGPGGAAETTTVTDHDARPQVVGVFTDLAGPAPEGLSVEATVDTRYMVSPTLLKWFAMGLAVALTAVSLSALARLDSVARGGVLARWRGMRGPPGRRRPWQLLPQRWRRISAVDVTVVVVLLVWHIIGANTSDDGYELAMARAAENAGYMPNYFRWFGAPEAPFGYPYYVFTLLDQISPASVVLRLPALVAALVSWLLISRELIPRFGRAARHDKAALWTAALVLLAFWLPYNNGLRPEPYIAAGILITWVCVERAVATGRLMPAGLGLAVGVLTLTGGPTGTICAAPFLAAGRPLVRLIRSRGRRFGYAPTLAPLVAASSVVLVVAFSRASAGPLLQATRMKPVVGPSEPWYLEYQRYIHLLVQGGPDGSIARRFAVLVMLLCLVVCAILLVRRRAGLVGSAGKGAQAGGAPRGRIVGLAAGPALRAVLVVALGIALMTLNPTKWTHHFGVFAGVAAVLAALTVVALRGALRESGRPRSRARTLFSAGVLLILAVTFTSTNSWWYVSDYGVPNGLWVTIAGWVLALVCFINAVVRLVRVWRWRDGRTPDDASAQEPRAGRMRRIVAAGLPHRARERLEALPSFAPLPIAAAGVVAFTLVSFVVAIVAQYPSYSVGLGNLRALAGKPCNLSESVLVERDPNADMLAPAGPVDHPLGAVELSGFSPNGIPADVSYRHDNLNGLVGHAKVAPDVNPPGTGGGVLDAAGVNGSLAALPFGLDPATTPVLGSYDPGDPEAVADATSAWYALPPRSDDRPVLALAAAGEVKRENLWVEFGRRVDGGAGGADAAGGYEVLGEHELYDIGPAPSWRDMRLPISEIPDDADVVRIVAHDDEEDEDDWIAFTPPRVPRLTTMQQLLGSEQPVFMDWPVPLITTCQHLPDYLDGVAEVPGYRIRAESGLAVVATNWQGAQGGGPLGRIRLLQRGVTVPTYLDEDWKQQWGDLVRYDPRVPDAAPAELDTGTATRSGMWTPGPIKALWTE, encoded by the coding sequence GTGCCGACCACCGATTCAGGAGCAGCAGCGCAGCCTGCGCCGTCTCCCCGGCATCCCGGCCGCCCTGAGGTGGTCGCGCGTGTCATCGCGGTGGTGGCCGGCCTGGCCGGCCTGCTGCTGGCGCTGGCGGTCCCGTTCCTGCCGGTCACGCAGTCCACTGCGCACCTGTCGTGGCCGCAGGGGGACGCTGTCGCGCCGGTGACGGCGCCGCTGGTCACGTACGCGCCCACAGATCTGCGCGTCACCGTGCCGTGCTCGACGGTGACGGAGCTGGCGGCGCAGCCGTCGGACGCGCCGGGCGGGGGGCGCACCGTGCTGTCGACCGCCCCCGTCGGCACCACCGGCGCCACACAACGCGCCCTCGTCATCGCCACCGGGTACGGCGAGGTCACGGTCCGGTCCGCGGGGGAGATCCTCGCGCGCGCGCCGCTGGCGTCGCTCGCAGGCGGCGGCTGCGACGCCATCACGGTGACGTCCACCGCCGCTGAGACCGCGGTGACGTTCGCCGGACCGGGCGGCGCCGCGGAGACCACGACGGTGACCGACCACGATGCGCGCCCGCAGGTGGTGGGCGTGTTCACCGACCTCGCCGGCCCGGCCCCGGAAGGCCTGTCGGTGGAAGCGACGGTGGACACGCGCTACATGGTCTCGCCGACTCTCCTCAAGTGGTTCGCGATGGGCCTGGCGGTGGCGCTCACCGCGGTGTCGCTGTCGGCGCTCGCCCGCCTGGATTCGGTCGCCCGGGGCGGCGTGCTGGCGCGGTGGCGCGGGATGCGCGGTCCTCCCGGGCGGCGTCGGCCATGGCAGCTGCTCCCGCAACGATGGCGCCGCATCTCCGCGGTGGACGTCACCGTGGTCGTGGTGCTGCTGGTCTGGCACATCATCGGCGCCAACACCTCGGACGACGGCTACGAGCTGGCGATGGCCCGCGCCGCGGAGAACGCCGGCTACATGCCGAACTACTTCCGCTGGTTCGGGGCGCCGGAGGCGCCGTTCGGCTACCCGTACTACGTCTTCACCCTGCTCGACCAGATCAGCCCGGCTTCGGTGGTGCTGCGCCTGCCCGCGCTGGTGGCGGCGCTGGTGTCCTGGCTGCTCATCTCGCGCGAGCTCATCCCGCGGTTCGGCCGCGCCGCCCGCCACGACAAGGCGGCGCTGTGGACGGCGGCGCTGGTGCTGCTCGCGTTCTGGCTTCCCTACAACAACGGCCTGCGCCCCGAGCCGTACATCGCCGCGGGCATCCTCATCACCTGGGTGTGCGTGGAGCGCGCCGTGGCCACCGGCAGGCTGATGCCCGCGGGGCTCGGCCTGGCGGTGGGAGTGCTGACGCTCACGGGCGGGCCGACGGGCACGATCTGCGCGGCCCCGTTCCTGGCGGCCGGACGGCCCCTGGTGCGGCTCATCCGGAGCAGGGGGAGACGGTTCGGCTACGCGCCGACGCTGGCGCCGCTCGTCGCCGCGTCGTCGGTGGTGCTGGTGGTGGCGTTCAGCCGGGCCAGCGCGGGCCCGCTGCTGCAGGCCACCCGCATGAAACCCGTCGTGGGCCCCTCCGAGCCCTGGTATCTGGAGTACCAGCGGTACATCCACCTGCTGGTCCAGGGCGGACCCGACGGCTCCATCGCACGGCGGTTCGCAGTGCTGGTGATGCTGCTGTGCCTGGTGGTCTGCGCGATCCTGCTGGTGCGGCGCCGCGCCGGGCTGGTGGGCAGTGCGGGGAAGGGCGCGCAGGCCGGTGGTGCGCCGCGGGGGCGCATCGTGGGTCTCGCGGCCGGGCCGGCGCTGCGTGCGGTGCTCGTCGTGGCGCTGGGCATAGCGTTGATGACCCTCAACCCCACCAAGTGGACGCACCACTTCGGCGTGTTCGCGGGGGTCGCCGCGGTGCTGGCCGCGCTCACGGTGGTGGCGCTGCGGGGTGCGCTGCGCGAATCGGGCCGGCCGCGCAGCCGCGCGCGCACGCTGTTCTCGGCGGGCGTCCTGCTGATCCTGGCCGTCACCTTCACCTCCACCAACAGCTGGTGGTACGTATCGGACTACGGGGTGCCCAACGGGCTGTGGGTGACAATCGCGGGATGGGTGCTCGCGCTCGTGTGCTTCATCAACGCCGTCGTGCGGCTGGTGCGGGTGTGGCGGTGGCGCGACGGCCGCACCCCCGACGACGCGTCCGCTCAGGAGCCGCGCGCCGGGCGCATGCGCCGCATCGTGGCCGCCGGCCTGCCCCACCGCGCCCGTGAGCGGCTGGAAGCGTTGCCGTCGTTCGCCCCGCTGCCCATCGCGGCCGCGGGCGTCGTCGCCTTCACCCTGGTGTCGTTCGTGGTGGCGATCGTCGCGCAGTACCCGTCGTACTCGGTGGGGCTGGGCAACCTGCGCGCGCTGGCCGGCAAGCCCTGCAACCTGTCGGAATCGGTCCTGGTGGAGCGCGACCCGAACGCCGACATGCTGGCGCCGGCCGGCCCCGTGGACCACCCGCTGGGCGCGGTGGAACTCAGCGGATTCTCCCCCAACGGGATCCCCGCGGACGTGAGCTACCGGCACGACAACCTCAACGGGCTCGTCGGCCACGCCAAGGTCGCGCCCGACGTCAACCCGCCGGGCACGGGTGGCGGAGTGCTCGACGCGGCCGGCGTCAACGGCTCGCTGGCGGCCCTGCCGTTCGGACTGGACCCGGCCACCACGCCGGTGCTCGGCAGCTACGACCCGGGCGACCCCGAGGCGGTCGCCGACGCCACCTCCGCCTGGTACGCCCTGCCACCGCGCAGTGACGACCGGCCGGTCCTCGCGTTGGCGGCCGCCGGCGAGGTCAAACGTGAGAACCTGTGGGTGGAGTTCGGGCGGCGCGTCGACGGCGGTGCGGGCGGAGCCGACGCGGCCGGGGGATACGAGGTGCTCGGCGAGCACGAGCTGTACGACATCGGTCCGGCGCCGTCGTGGCGCGACATGCGCCTGCCGATCTCGGAGATCCCCGACGACGCCGACGTGGTGCGCATCGTCGCCCACGACGACGAGGAGGACGAGGACGACTGGATCGCCTTCACCCCGCCGCGCGTGCCGCGCCTGACCACGATGCAGCAGCTGCTGGGTTCCGAGCAGCCGGTGTTCATGGACTGGCCGGTGCCGCTGATCACCACGTGCCAGCACCTGCCCGACTACCTCGACGGCGTGGCCGAGGTGCCGGGGTACCGGATCCGCGCGGAGAGCGGACTGGCGGTGGTGGCCACCAACTGGCAGGGCGCGCAGGGCGGCGGCCCGCTGGGGCGCATCCGGCTGCTGCAGCGCGGCGTGACCGTGCCGACCTACCTGGACGAGGACTGGAAGCAGCAGTGGGGCGACCTGGTCCGCTACGACCCGCGCGTGCCGGACGCGGCCCCCGCGGAGCTCGACACCGGCACCGCCACGCGGTCCGGCATGTGGACGCCGGGGCCCATCAAGGCGCTGTGGACGGAGTAG